In Pseudomonas sp. ADAK2, the genomic window CTGACGGATTTGCTGGACATTTCCCGGCTCGACCAGGCGGCGGTGAAACCCGACGTCGCGCTGTACCGCCTCGACGAATTGCTCGCGCCGCTGGTTTCGGAATTCCAGTCCGTGGCCGAGGCGGCGGGGCTGAACCTGCGGGTGCACATGGGCGACTTCGCCATAAGCACCGATTTGCGGCTGATGACGCGGATTCTGCGCAACTTCCTCAGCAATGCGTTCCGCTACACCGATGAGGGCTGCATCTTGCTCGGGGCTCGGCGTCGGGGCCAGATGTTACGGCTGGAAGTCTGGGACACCGGGCGCGGGATTGCAGCGGATCGGCTGGATTCGATCTTTCTGGAATTCAATCAACTGGACGTTGGCCGCGCCGCCGATCGTAAAGGCGTGGGCCTGGGATTGGCGATCGTCGAGCGCATCGCCAAGATTCTCGGTTACCGGATTCAGGTGCGTTCATGGCCGGGGCGCGGGTCGGTGTTCAGTATCGACGTGCCGATTTCCCATGAAGTACCGCTGCCGATCACACTGGCCGCGCCGCAACCGGGTACCGGCAACCCGCTGCCGGGCCGGCGTTTGTTGGTGCTGGATAACGAAGTCAGCATTCTGGAAAGCATGAGCGCGTTGCTCGGGCAATGGGGCTGCGAAGTGGTGATCGCCACGGACGAATTCTCTGCCTTGGCGGCGTTGCAGGGACGGGCACCGGAACTGATTCTGGCGGACTATCACCTCGACCACGGGGTGGTCGGTTGTGATGTGGTGCGGCATCTGCGCGAGCACTTCGGCCAGGCGATTCCGGCGGTGATCATCACCGCCGACCGCACCGACCAGTGCCGCCGCTCCTTGCAGCGCCTCGACGCGCCGCTGCTGAACAAACCGGTGAAACCCGGCAAGTTGCGCGCGGTGTTGAGTCAGTTGCTGGGTTAGCCGAGTTTGCGGTATTGCAGGCTGAACCCCAGCGCGGTGGATTGGCCTTGCTCGAGCAATCGCAACCCCGGCCGACCGGGCAAGTGGTGCGCGTTGACTGGGTGGCTCACCGGCTCGATACAGAAAAACCCCAAGTCTACCGGGCAGTACAGCAGGTAATAATCGCTGCCGGTGGCCTGGCATTCCAGTTCATAACCCAGCTCGGGTTGCTGGATCAGGCAGTGTCCGTCCCATTCGCAGAAACCGTTGTCCACCAGGGTGTGCGGTAAATCCTTGAGCTGCTGGAAATCCCATTCGGCCGGTAACGGGCTGAGTTCGGTCGGCAGTTTGGCGCTGTCACAAAACCAGACCTGTCGGGCCTTTGTCTGTAATCGAGTATTGGCGGTGCGCGGGAAGTAGGGGTGCAAGCCGAGGCCGTGCCACGCGGCGTGTTCGCCCAGATGGGTGACCTGCAATTCAATGCTTAACTGACCTTCGCTCAAGTGGAAACGTTGTCGGGCGCGGTAGGCGAAGGGCGTTGTGCAATCGAGTTCCAGGACGGCTTCGTTTCGGCTTTGCGAAACGATCCGCCACGGCTGTTGCCAGGCGCTGCCGTGGATCGGCAAGGGATCGGTGAGGCTGTTCGGCGTCAGGGCCAACCAGCCTTCGGGGCAGTCGAAACCGCCCTCGGAAATCCGGTTGGACCAAGGGGCCAGCGGATAGCAGCCGAGCTTGCCGGGCAGGCCGGTGTTCAAGGCTTGGCTGTCGCTGTGACGCAACAGTGGCTGGCCGGTGCTGCGTACCGTCCAGTTGACGATGCTGGCGCCGAGTTCGGGGGCGAGAGTGAGGTGGGTGAGGTGGTCTTCGAGTTCGAGCAGGGTGGGTGTCATGTTGATCATCAGTCCAGAAACAGCGGTTCAGGCAGACCTTTCACGCCTGGATTAAGCGCAAACACCCCACCGGCCAACGACTGCTCGTCATGGTCATCCCCCGGGCGAATCGAGGTCACGAACAACGTATCCAGCCCACTGCCACCAAACGCGCACATGGTCGGTTTCTTCACCGGCACGGCCAGCGAACGGTCCAGTCGACCGTCCGGGGTAAACCGATGAATCAACCCGGCATCGTTCGCGCAGATCCAGTAGCAACCCTCAGCATCCACCGCCGCGCCATCGGGCCGGCCGCAGAAGTGATTCATGTCGACAAACAGCCGGCGATTGCTCGGTGTGCCGCTCTCGAGGTCGTAGTCGAAAGCCCAGATTTGCTGGGCCAGCGGATGAGAATCAGACAGGTACATCGTCCGGCCATCCGGGCTGAAACCCAGGCCGTTAGGGACGAGGAAGCCAGAGAGGCGTGCCTCAATCGGCCCACGCTGCCCGCTGCTGTAGCGATACAACGTGCCTTCCGCCACGTTGGCCCCCATGTTCAGCACCATGCTGCCGGCCCAGAAACGCCCCTGACGATCACAGCGGCCATCGTTCAGGCGCATGTCCGGACGGGCATGATCGACGTGGGCGAGCAGTTCGCTGTCGAGGCTGCCATCGTTGTGCGGGCGCAAATGGAAGAACCCGCTTTCCATCCCGGCGACCCAGCCACCGTCGCTGTGACGCGCGATGCAGGCGAGCATTTCCGGGGTTTTCCAGGCGTGGACATGCCCGGTTGCGGCGCTCCAGCGCTGCAAGCCACCGGCGGGAATATCGACCCAGTACAGGGCGTTTTCCTCAGGCACCCAGACCGGGCATTCACCGACCGCGTTGCGGGCATCGACAATCAATTCGGCTTGCATGGACGCTCATTCCCTCGAAGGTCGGCTCAATCGCCGAACGGGCCGGAGGCGACAAACGCGCCACCCTGGTAAACCATCGCCGGGTCATCCGCGGCCGGCATCGGTTGTGCTTCGATCTTGTCGCGGAACACTTCGGAGTTGTCCTGCGGCACATAACCCAGGCCGGCGGCGAAGCGGTTGTCCCACCAGACGTTCTTGTTGTCGGACACGCCGTAGACAATGGTGTGGCCGACATTCGGCGCGTACAGCGCGCGTTCGAGCAATTGGGTCAGGTCGCCGAAGCTCAGCCAGGTGCTCATCATGCGGCGGTTTTGCGGTTCCGGGAACGAGGAGCCGATGCGCACGCTGACGGTCTCGATGCCGTAGCGATCGAAATAGAAGCTGGCAATGTCTTCGCCGTAGGACTTCGACAAACCGTAGTAGCTGTCCGGGCGGCGCGGGGAGCGGGCGTCGATCACTTCGTCCTGTTTGTAGAAACCGATGACGTGGTTGGAACTGGCGAAAATCACCCGCTTCACACCATGACGACGCGCGGCTTCGTAGATGTGGAACACGCCGCAGATGTTGGCGCCGAGGATCTCTTCGAACGAGTGCTCGGTGGACACGCCGCCGAAGTGCAGGATCGCGTCCGCGCCGTCCACCAGTTGATGCACGGCTTGCTTGTCGGCGAGGTCACAGATCACGACTTCTTCGCGGTCATCGATGGCCGGGGCGAGGTCGACGATGTCCGACAGGCGAATCACGTTGGCGTAGGGGCGCAGGGTTTCGCGCAAGACTTTGCCAAGGCCGCCGGCGGCACCGGTCAGGAGCAGGCGGTTGAAAGGGGCAGGGGATGTCGTGGTCATGGAAGGTCCTAATACGGAGTCATTGCAGTTGTTGTAAGTTGTCGTATGACTTGAGCGGAGTATCGTTAGCCTTTCCCGTGGTTGTCAACGCGCCAGCGGTGGAAATTGACGGAGGGTCTTGCCACGCCGCGATTGATGTAGCCGCTGGCGACGCCTGCGCTCGACACCTGTAGCAGCTGCCGAAGGCTGCGTTCGGCTGCGAAGCAGTCGTAAAACCTGAGCACACGGTCCTTCTGATACACCGCGTCGCCTGGGTTCACGACTGCTTCGCAGCCGAACGCAGCCTTCGGCAGCTGCTACACGAGTCGGACGCAGCCTTCGGCAGCTGCTACACGAGCCGAACGCAGGCTTCGCCAGCTGCTACAAAGAGCGTGGTGTCGCACAGGTCGGAGTCAGCCTTGAAGCGATCCCAACCTCACAACAACGAAATCGGATAGCTCACGAAGATCCGGTTCTCATCGAACTCATTGGTGCTGAAGTCCTTGCGAATACTCGCATTGCGCCATTTGACGTTGAGGTTCTTCAATACGCCGCTCTGCACGGTATACGCCAGTTCGCTCTCGCGGCCCCATTCCTTGCCGTCGGTGATCGCCCCGGTGTGCACGTTATCGCCGCTGATGTAGCGGTTCATCATGGTCAGGCCGGGAATGCCGAGGGCGACGAAGTTGTAGTCGTGGCGTACTTGCCAGGATTTTTCCTTGGCGTTGTCGTAGCTGGAGTTGTAGCTGTCGTTGGCCAGGGTGCCGCCGCTGGTGCCGTTGACGCGCATCCAGACATCGTCGCCGGAGAGTTTTTGCAGGCCGACGTAGAAGGTGCTGCCGCCGTATTTGGCCGAGAGCATGGCGAACGCGGTTTTGTTGTCGAGATCGCCGGCCAGGGCGCTGCCGTCTTCCTTGCCGATGAAGTAACCGAGGTTGGCGCCCAGGGTCCAGTCGCCGATGGGCTGGCTGTGGCTCAGGTTGAAATACTGCTGCTGATAAATGTCGCTGAGCTCCGAGTACCAGACGCCGACCAGGGTGCGTTTTTCGTTGAAGGTGTATTCACCGCCGCCGAAGTTGAAGCGATCCGAGGTGAATGCGGCTTTGCCGTTCATCGACATGTCATCCATGCTCGAATCGTTGCGCGGGCTGTTGGCGCGGAACTGGCCGCCGTAGAGCTTCAGGCCATCGATTTCGCTGGAGGTAACCTGGCCGCCGCGGAAGGTTTGCGGCAGGGAGCGACCGTCGTCCGAGCGCAGGACGGGCAGCACCGGCATCCATTCGCCGACCTTCAACTCGGTCTTCGACACCTTGGCCTTGAACGCCACGTTGGTGCGACCGAAGTTATCCGCCGGACGCCCGTCATGATCCAGCGGCAGCAGTCCCGTGCCGCCGGTGCCTTGGCCGCCGTCGAGTTTTTTCGAGTACAGGCCCAGCACATCCACACCGAAACCGACGGTGCCTTGGGTGAAACCGGACTTGGCGTCGAGAATAAAACTTTGCGTCCACTCTTCAGCCTTGCCCTGAGGGTAGGCCGGGTTGGTGAAGTTGCGATTGAAGTAGGCGTTGCGCAGGTTCAGCGTGGCGCTGGCATCCTCGACAAAACCTTCGGCGTGGCTGGTCATGGGCAAGGCAAGGGCCAGGCTGCTGCAACCGATCAGGCTCAGGGTGTGGCGGCGGACGAAGGTCGGGCGAGGGGTGCGGACGGAGGAATGACGGACGAGTTTGCTCACTGTGACTTCCCTTTGTTTCTTGTTGTTTTTATTGTTTGTTATACGTCGTCGTACAACATGGCGGCGATTATTTGCGAGGCTTTGCGGGGTTGTCAATCAGAAGTTGTACGATGACATGGGGCGCGCACGACTTGTAGGAGCGAGGCTTGCCCGCGAAGACGTCGTCCCAGTCGATATCGATGTCGAGTGAAAGATGACTGTGGCGAGGGAGCTTGCTCCCGCTGGGCTGCGAAGCAGACCAAAAATACTGGGAGCGCTACGCACTCCAGCGGGAGCAAGCTCCCTCGCCACAGGTGCGATGCCCACAGGGATGTGTGTTTTGCCCGACGATTTTCCGGCAAACTGGCAGCCTCTCAGAACAAGGCCCTTGAATGGATCACTACGCCCCGCGCGACTGGCAGCCCCACGAACGGCCCAGTCTGCCCGGTTCCCCCTCGACCCCCGTGCACTCCAATCCCAAGCGCTTGGCCTATGCGCTGGTGGGTTTGCTGGTGGCGTTGACCGGTGGCCTCGGCAATTCGCTGGTGATCGCCAACCTGCCTTACCTGCAAGGCGCGCTCGGCGCGACCACCGCCGAAATGGCCTGGTTGCCGGCGGCCTATGTCATGACCAACGTCTCGATGAACCTGCTGCTGGTGAAGTTTCGCCAGCAGTTCGGCTTGCGCGCCTTCACCGAAGTGTTCCTGGTGCTCTACGCCCTGGTGACCTTCGGCCATCTGTTCGTCAATGACCTGAGTTCGGCGATCGCCGTGCGTGCGGCCCACGGCATGGTCGGTGCGGCGCTGAGTTCGCTGGGCCTGTATTACATGATCCAGGCGTTCCCGGCGAAGTGGCGGATGAAGGCATTGGTGCTGGGCCTGGGTGCTTCGCAATTGGCGCTGCCGCTGGCGCGGCTGTTCTCCGAAGACTTGATGCAAATCGCCGAATGGCGCGGCTTGTATCTGTTCGAATTGGGCATGGCGCTGCTGACGCTGGGCTGCGTGTTCCTGCTCAAACTACCGCCGGGCGACCGCTTCAAGACCTTCGAAAAACTCGACTTCCTGACCTTCGCCATCCTCGCCAGCGGCGTGGCCTTGCTCTGCGCCGTGCTGTCCCTGGGCCGCATCGACTGGTGGCTGGAAGCACCGTGGATCGGCGTCGCTTCGGCGGCGTCCATCGTGCTGATCCTCGCCGGCCTGGCCATCGAACATAACCGCAGCAACCCGATGCTGATGACCCGTTGGCTCGGCAGCGGGGTGATGATTCGCCTGGCCCTGGCGGTGATCCTGATTCGCATGGTGTTGTCCGAGCAATCCACCGGTGCAGTCGGCTTCATGCAGATGCTGAACATGAGCAGTCAGCAGCTGCACAGCCTGTACGTGGTGATGTTGCTCGGCAGCATCGCCGGCCTGGCCACCAGCGCCCTGACCATCGACCCCAAACACTTGTTCATGCCGCTGATCGTATCCCTCGCTTTGATGGCGGTCGGCTCGGTGATGGACAGTTACTCGAACAACCTGACCCGCCCGGAAAACATGTACTTCAGCCAGTTTTTGCTGGCCTTCGGCGGTACGTTTTTCCTTGGCCCGACCATGGTCCTCGGCACGCGCCGGGTGTTGACCAATCCGCGCAATCTGGTGAGTTTCTCGGTGCTGTTCGGGATCTGCCAGAACCTCGGCGGCTTAATCGGCGCGGCGCTGCTGGGCACGTTCCAGATCGTTCGCGAGAAATTCCATTCCAGCCATATCGTTGAACACCTGACCCTGCTTGATCCGCGCGTCGCGGCACGGGTGCAGAGCGGCGGCAATGCGGTGGGCTCAATGATCGCCGACCCGAGCCTGCGCAACCTGCAAGGCATTCGCAGCCTGGCCACCGCCGCCACTCGCGAAGCCAACGTATTGGCCTATAACGATGTGTTCATGCTGATCGCCGTGATTGCGGTGCTGACCATGATCTGGATTTCCATTCGCGCCCTGTGGCTGATGAGCACCACCCAAGCCGTCGCCCCAGCACCTGCCACGTCTTCCGTTCAACCCAACGGTGCCACTTCTTCATGACCGAACCGACCACCACGACCACCAACGCCATCGCCGCCACCCCCGAAGGCGTGGCGCCACCGTCCTCGCCGGACACCGAACCGCGCTCGCTGCGGGTGCGGATCATCTCGTCCATGGGCTTCGCGGCGATCGCCATCGTCGGCGTGCTGATCGTGCTGTACGCGTGGCAATTGCCGCCGTTCAGCAGCTCGGTGGAAACCACGGAAAACGCCTTGGTCCGCGGTCAGGTGACGATCATCGGCCCGCAACTCAGCGGTTATGTGTACGAAGTGCCGGTAACGGATTTTCAGTTTGTGAAGGCCGGTGACTTGCTGGTGCGCCTCGATGATCGCATCTACAAGCAGCACCTCGATCAGTCCCTGGCGCAACTGGCGGTGCAGAAAGCCGCGCTGGCCAACGTGGTGCAGCAACGCAACAGTGCCGAAGCGACGATCAAGTTGCGTCAGGCTGCCGTCGCCGACAGCCAGGCCCAGCAGCGCAAGAGCGAAGCCGATCTGCGCCGCAACAAGGAATTGATCAACGACGGCTCGGTGTCCAAGCGTGAGCTGGACGTGACCCTGGCCGCCAACGCCCAGACCATTGCGGCGGTAGCCCAGGCTCAGGCCAATCTGGAAATTGCCCGGCAGGATCTGCAAACGGTAATCGTCAATCGCGGCTCGCTGGAGGCAGCAGTGGCCAGCGCCGAAGCGGCGGTGCAACTGGCGCGCATTGACCTGTCCAACACCCGCGTGCTGGCGCCGCGTGACGGTCAGCTCGGGCAGATCGGCGTGCGCCTCGGCGCCTACGTCAACTCCGGCGCGCAGTTGATGGCGCTGGTGCCGAACCAGTTATGGGTGATCGCCAACATGAAGGAAACCCAGATGGACGACGTGCGCGTCGGCCAACCGGTGAGCTTCACCGTCGACGCGCTCGACCATCGCAAATTCAAGGGCAAAGTGCAGCGGATTTCACCGGCCACGGGATCGGAGTTCAGCCTGTTGCAGGCGGACAACGCGACTGGCAACTTCGTCAAGATCGCCCAGCGGGTGCCGGTGCGGATCACCGTGGATGAGGGGCAGGAGCAGAGTGAGCGGTTGCGGCCGGGGATGTCGGTGGTCGTCAGTATTGATACTGCCGCAGAAGGCCACACCGAAACCCCCTGACCACCCCTAACCGGCAATCATCGGCGGCAGGGTGCCCAGTAGCGAAACCGCCGCCACTGCACCCATCCCCAACAACCATTCCAGCATCACACTGGTTTTAAGCGCGCCAACCCGCTGCTCGCAATCCTTGATCCGCAACCGATTGAACAGCGCCAGCCCCAGCATCACCGCCACCAGCACGACCTTGATCAACAGAATCAAGGCAAACCCGGACAGCAACGGCGTCGGCCAGAACGCCCCGGTGAGCACGCGGACGTTGATCAACCCGGTGATCACCAACCCCGCGACCAAGCCATAACCGACTCCACTGAAACGTCGCAGTACCGTGCTCAACGCGTGGCCGTTCGGCTGCCGCAGGATCATCACCAACAGCAGCAACCCGCCCAGCCAGGCACCGACGCAGGTCAGGTGGATGATCTGGTTAAGGATCAGCAATTGGCCGCTGAGTCCGTCGAGCATCGCGCCATGGCCGACCGGCGCCAGGGTCGCGAGCAGCAAGCCGCTCACGACCAGTCTCAGCGACGCATTCGAATGCAATGGCGTCAGCAGCAAAACCATCAGCACGGCATTGAGCAGCAAGTGCCAACTCCACACCTGGCCGAAAAACGTATTGCGCAGCACCAGGCCCAGGGTCGACGGATCGAAAGCCGCGCTCCAGGCCCCGGCCATGCTCGCGGTGATCAGCAGCAGCCAGGTCACACCACTGACCAGTGCCACGGCGGTCAGCCAACGGGTGATGCGCATCAGGCGCCGACCCAGAGTGTCAGCGTTCAACAGCAAGGGCTGGAACACCCAGGCCCCGAACAGCATCAACACCACCACAAAATGCAGGAAGCGGCACAGCACCAGCGCGTCGGTCATGAATTACTGGCCAACCTTGAAGCTGTAGGCGCCTTCGCTTTTGTGGGTGTCGACCGACACCGCGTGCCATTCGACTTTATAGGCACCGGCGGTCAACGGTACGGCCGGTGTGACGATCAGGGTTTTCTTGTCGCTGCCTTCGGTGGTCAGGTTTTTCACCGGGACATCGGCACCGTCCTTTTTGATCGTCACTTTGGTGAAGGTCGCTTCAACGCCTTCGGAAAACACCAGGCGCAATTCAGTCGGCGCGGCCACGGTGCTGTCGGCGGCCGGGGTCTGGCTTTTCAGATGGGCGTGGGCGAACACCGAGGATGCGGCGAGCAGCGAGCCGAGCAGGGCGGCGGAGGTCAGGGCTTTTTTCAGCAGCATGGTCAGTTACCTTCTGGGCAGATTAATGGGCGTCACTTAAGCATGAACGGGATGCGCCGGGGAATGTTTACGCCGGTCGCAGTGCCAGGTGAATGATGGGGAACGGCCGACCTTCGCCATCGGTGGGCGAACGGCCGGTCTGTTCAAAACCATAGTGCAGATAGAAGCCGTGGGCCTGGGGATTCTGTTCGTTGACGTCGACGCTCAGGGTTTTGTGCAGCGCTTTGACATGGTCGAGCAACTGTCGGCCGATGCCCCGGCCCCGTTGCGCCGGTTCGATAAACAGCATTTCCACGGTGTCGCCGCCGGTGGCGATGAAGCCGGCGGGCGTGCCTTCCGGGTCTTCGCCGACCCACACCGTCAGCGCCGGGAGGTAGGCATCGCGCACCAGCGGCAGGAAGAATTGAATATCGTCTTCACTGAGAAAATCGTGGGTCGCGCGCACTGAGCGTTCCCACAGGGCGGCGAGGGCGGCATCGTCGGTGGCGACGCGGGGTCGAATGTTCACGGTGGGTGATCCATTGCGGTGGAAAAAGAGCGGCGGATGCTACCCAATCGGTTTTCCCCGGGAAAGTGAAAAAAGGTCTGTCGCCCCGATCCAGAGCGGATGCTAGTCTTGGACAACGCTGTTGTCAGGGAGCCCTCATGGGCAATCACAAGATCGAGATCCGTCGCAGTAACGTCGAAAAAATCCTGCTCGGGGCCGAAAAGGTCTTCGCCGAAAAAGGCTTCGGCAGCACCGCCATGGCCGACATCGCCGCCGAGGTGCAACTGCCGCGCTCCAACCTGCATTACTACTTCAGCACCAAGGGCGAGCTGTACAGCGCGGTATTGTTTGACCTGCTGGAAGTGTGGAAGCAGGACGCCTTGTGCTTCGAGATGTTCGACGACCCGCGGGTGGTGCTCAGCAGCTACATCCGCGCCAAGATGAACCATTCCCGCAGCCGGCCGTACGGGTCGAAAGTCTGGGCCAACGAGATTATTCACGGTGCGCCGACGTTGGGCGAGGCGCTGGACGCCAGTCTGTATGACTGGGCCAAGATGAAAGAGGCGAAAATTCGCCAGTGGGTCGAGGACAAACGCATTTTGCCGGTGGAACCTTCAGCGCTGCTGTACATGATCTGGGCCTCGACCCAGCATTACGCGGATTTTGATCATCAGGTGAATATTCTGAACGAGCACCAGCCGCTGTCGGACATGCAGTTCGAACGGGCAGTGCAGACGGTGACCAGCGTGATATTGCGCGGGATTGGGTTGGAGCCCTAACCCGATCGTTCCCACGCTCCGCGTTCCATTGGGACGCGGAGCGTCCCGGGCCTCATTCCCACGCAGAGCGTGGGAACGATCAGTTACGGCGCGACGTGGTAGGGATTGCGTGGATCATGATTCCAATCCAGAAACGGCTTGCCGGTATCCATCGGCACCATCTCGATGCAATCCTCCACCGGGCAGGTGATCTGGCACAAATTGCACCCCACACACTCATCATCAATCACTTCATATTTATGCGTGCCATCAGCTTGCTTGATGCTGGCCACGGCCTGGTGCGACGTGTCCTCGCAGGCAATATGGCAACGCCCGCAACCAATACACGCCTCCTGATCAATCTTCGCAATCACCTGATAGTTGATATCCAGGTATTTCCAATCCGTGGTATTGCCCACCGCGCGTCCGGAAAAGTCCGCGATGCTGGCGTAACCCTGACTGTCCATCCAGCGTGATAAACCGTCCTTCATTTCATCGACAATCCGGAAGCCATGCAGCATTGCCGCCGTGCACACCTGCACCGCGCCACTGCCCAAAGCGATGAATTCCGCCGCGTCGCGCCAACTGCCGATGCCGCCAATGCCGCAGATTGGCAAGCCTTGGGTCTGCGGGTCGCGGGCGATTTCGGCGACCATGTTCAGCGCAATCGGCTTCACCGCCGAGCCGCAATAACCGCCGTGGGTGCTTTGGTGGCCGACGGTGGGGATGGCGACCATTTGCTCCAGGTTGACGCTGGTAATCGAATTGATCGTATTGATCAGCGACACTGCATCGGCGCCACCACGGTGGGCCGCTCGGGCGGCGACGCGGATGTCGGTGATGTTCGGCGTGAGCTTGACGATCACCGGCAGCGAGCAATAGGTCTTGCACCAACGAGTGACTTGTTCGACGTATTCCGGCACCTGACCGACCGCTGCACCCATGCCACGTTCCGGCATGCCGTGGGGGCAACCGAAGTTCAGTTCGATGCCGTCGGCGCCAGTGGCTTCCACCAGCGGCAGGATGAATTTCCACGACTCTTCGACACACGGCACCATCAGCGACACGATCAACGCGCGGTCCGGCCAATCCTTTTTGACCTGGGTGATTTCCCGCAGGTTGATCTCCAGCGAACGGTCGGTGATCAGCTCGATGTTGTTGATGCCCATCACTTCGCGGTTGGCACCAAAGTGCGCCGAGTACCGCGAAGACACATTGACCGCCGCCGGGTCTTCACCCAGGGTTTTCCAGACCACGCCGCCCCAGCCAGCTTCGAAGGCGCGGACCACGTTGTAGGCTTTGTCGGTCGGCGGCGCGGAGGCCAGCCAGAACGGATTGGGGGCTTTGATGCCGGCGAAGACAATCGAGAGATCGGCCATTTACGCAGCCTCCACGTTGAGCATGAGTTGGGCGTTGATCGCTTCTGCGGCGAGTTTGCCGTGCTGCACCGCTTGCACGGTCAGGTCCTGATCGAGGCTGGTGCAGTCGCCACCGGCATACACGCCGGGGATGCTGGTGCGCAGGTTTTCATCGACCTGGATGCGCTCGCCCTGACGCTTGAGTTCCCGGGCCAGCGGGTCGGCGAGGGCGCTGCCGTCGAAAGCCTGGCCGATGGCTTTGAAGATCCCGTCGGCGGCCAGCTCAAAGGTTTGCCCGGTGGTTTGCAGGCGACCGTCGACC contains:
- a CDS encoding OprD family porin, with protein sequence MSKLVRHSSVRTPRPTFVRRHTLSLIGCSSLALALPMTSHAEGFVEDASATLNLRNAYFNRNFTNPAYPQGKAEEWTQSFILDAKSGFTQGTVGFGVDVLGLYSKKLDGGQGTGGTGLLPLDHDGRPADNFGRTNVAFKAKVSKTELKVGEWMPVLPVLRSDDGRSLPQTFRGGQVTSSEIDGLKLYGGQFRANSPRNDSSMDDMSMNGKAAFTSDRFNFGGGEYTFNEKRTLVGVWYSELSDIYQQQYFNLSHSQPIGDWTLGANLGYFIGKEDGSALAGDLDNKTAFAMLSAKYGGSTFYVGLQKLSGDDVWMRVNGTSGGTLANDSYNSSYDNAKEKSWQVRHDYNFVALGIPGLTMMNRYISGDNVHTGAITDGKEWGRESELAYTVQSGVLKNLNVKWRNASIRKDFSTNEFDENRIFVSYPISLL
- a CDS encoding NAD-dependent epimerase/dehydratase family protein; protein product: MTTTSPAPFNRLLLTGAAGGLGKVLRETLRPYANVIRLSDIVDLAPAIDDREEVVICDLADKQAVHQLVDGADAILHFGGVSTEHSFEEILGANICGVFHIYEAARRHGVKRVIFASSNHVIGFYKQDEVIDARSPRRPDSYYGLSKSYGEDIASFYFDRYGIETVSVRIGSSFPEPQNRRMMSTWLSFGDLTQLLERALYAPNVGHTIVYGVSDNKNVWWDNRFAAGLGYVPQDNSEVFRDKIEAQPMPAADDPAMVYQGGAFVASGPFGD
- a CDS encoding SMP-30/gluconolactonase/LRE family protein, with product MQAELIVDARNAVGECPVWVPEENALYWVDIPAGGLQRWSAATGHVHAWKTPEMLACIARHSDGGWVAGMESGFFHLRPHNDGSLDSELLAHVDHARPDMRLNDGRCDRQGRFWAGSMVLNMGANVAEGTLYRYSSGQRGPIEARLSGFLVPNGLGFSPDGRTMYLSDSHPLAQQIWAFDYDLESGTPSNRRLFVDMNHFCGRPDGAAVDAEGCYWICANDAGLIHRFTPDGRLDRSLAVPVKKPTMCAFGGSGLDTLFVTSIRPGDDHDEQSLAGGVFALNPGVKGLPEPLFLD
- a CDS encoding HlyD family secretion protein, giving the protein MTEPTTTTTNAIAATPEGVAPPSSPDTEPRSLRVRIISSMGFAAIAIVGVLIVLYAWQLPPFSSSVETTENALVRGQVTIIGPQLSGYVYEVPVTDFQFVKAGDLLVRLDDRIYKQHLDQSLAQLAVQKAALANVVQQRNSAEATIKLRQAAVADSQAQQRKSEADLRRNKELINDGSVSKRELDVTLAANAQTIAAVAQAQANLEIARQDLQTVIVNRGSLEAAVASAEAAVQLARIDLSNTRVLAPRDGQLGQIGVRLGAYVNSGAQLMALVPNQLWVIANMKETQMDDVRVGQPVSFTVDALDHRKFKGKVQRISPATGSEFSLLQADNATGNFVKIAQRVPVRITVDEGQEQSERLRPGMSVVVSIDTAAEGHTETP
- a CDS encoding MFS transporter, which gives rise to MDHYAPRDWQPHERPSLPGSPSTPVHSNPKRLAYALVGLLVALTGGLGNSLVIANLPYLQGALGATTAEMAWLPAAYVMTNVSMNLLLVKFRQQFGLRAFTEVFLVLYALVTFGHLFVNDLSSAIAVRAAHGMVGAALSSLGLYYMIQAFPAKWRMKALVLGLGASQLALPLARLFSEDLMQIAEWRGLYLFELGMALLTLGCVFLLKLPPGDRFKTFEKLDFLTFAILASGVALLCAVLSLGRIDWWLEAPWIGVASAASIVLILAGLAIEHNRSNPMLMTRWLGSGVMIRLALAVILIRMVLSEQSTGAVGFMQMLNMSSQQLHSLYVVMLLGSIAGLATSALTIDPKHLFMPLIVSLALMAVGSVMDSYSNNLTRPENMYFSQFLLAFGGTFFLGPTMVLGTRRVLTNPRNLVSFSVLFGICQNLGGLIGAALLGTFQIVREKFHSSHIVEHLTLLDPRVAARVQSGGNAVGSMIADPSLRNLQGIRSLATAATREANVLAYNDVFMLIAVIAVLTMIWISIRALWLMSTTQAVAPAPATSSVQPNGATSS
- a CDS encoding aldose 1-epimerase, whose amino-acid sequence is MTPTLLELEDHLTHLTLAPELGASIVNWTVRSTGQPLLRHSDSQALNTGLPGKLGCYPLAPWSNRISEGGFDCPEGWLALTPNSLTDPLPIHGSAWQQPWRIVSQSRNEAVLELDCTTPFAYRARQRFHLSEGQLSIELQVTHLGEHAAWHGLGLHPYFPRTANTRLQTKARQVWFCDSAKLPTELSPLPAEWDFQQLKDLPHTLVDNGFCEWDGHCLIQQPELGYELECQATGSDYYLLYCPVDLGFFCIEPVSHPVNAHHLPGRPGLRLLEQGQSTALGFSLQYRKLG
- a CDS encoding PAS domain-containing hybrid sensor histidine kinase/response regulator, which encodes MAKPSDEQQRALAGLLGLGSHSARKSHYPELNARLDELEAERNRYKWLFENAVHGIFQASLLEGMRAANPALARMLGYDDPQEVLFSLADLASNLFVGGARELETIGEILKTERSLHGYETQLRRKDGSSLDVLMNLLLKPDQEGLVEGFVADITERKLAQQRLQQLNDELEQRVTARTDELLEANRNLQQQITQRKQIAQALRDARDAAEAANRSKDKYLAAASHDLLQPLNAARLLISTLRERKLPDVEQVLVERTHQALEGAEDLLTDLLDISRLDQAAVKPDVALYRLDELLAPLVSEFQSVAEAAGLNLRVHMGDFAISTDLRLMTRILRNFLSNAFRYTDEGCILLGARRRGQMLRLEVWDTGRGIAADRLDSIFLEFNQLDVGRAADRKGVGLGLAIVERIAKILGYRIQVRSWPGRGSVFSIDVPISHEVPLPITLAAPQPGTGNPLPGRRLLVLDNEVSILESMSALLGQWGCEVVIATDEFSALAALQGRAPELILADYHLDHGVVGCDVVRHLREHFGQAIPAVIITADRTDQCRRSLQRLDAPLLNKPVKPGKLRAVLSQLLG